Proteins encoded within one genomic window of Hahella chejuensis KCTC 2396:
- a CDS encoding winged helix-turn-helix domain-containing protein: protein MDGKGIDSEVASPVLNNRGKADFDDAMEEYNIAGVWLFNPRNQTIARADGLVHQVRAKTCDVLALLIRHHDRVVTTEEFFDQVWEGRFVGENVLKRSIFELRHIFEDKSRDYIATAPKRGYRLKAAVALVRPDPPEPETMTPPASAEAEQAPSDVTVSPAPVATIPTASWYSRLDLKRLAVGGFFLFLLIWGMTQKQALRQAQEDNLQLQNDSAQMNRFMLDMLARYKTTGSRHESALKAMLDEERPRIDQRKLSPAERLRQLRFLAACYLAGGHYADARMVLDQSVRMGEEIHGQDAEEVIRIKFALVETLVAMNERQAAYDTARYTLDLIRTAREADKELLAHGYYWMAMAQLECIYPYCDRPKALASGKQNAEAAMALFSESLGADATETGDALWLLNWFVTDSARKVEISRRALDIYQANLGELDEKTAAAYAELSRTLATWGGDLESGERYMLKALAIRQKLYPENHYQVGQTYRYLGEQYMFMNQPELAAGYFVKASTVIGAVKGAGDPENLEALMWLAKANLYREKWSLAESAIAQAMEIIASHQITPPYYLLQEMKAVEMRVKSETLARESSLDELMADIKLNRMLGLKAKNTFATAVVEHEYQTLLLRKEPGWLDETRYIDTFNLFLDDYLRLNRYFVQPDLQFVASRSMRLCRRKSEALCGSLMEALQRRSLDLPEQVIAQSDSGELVRTSVVEPF, encoded by the coding sequence ATGGACGGCAAAGGGATAGACTCGGAAGTCGCTTCTCCTGTTCTGAATAACCGCGGTAAAGCTGACTTTGACGACGCCATGGAAGAATACAACATCGCCGGCGTCTGGTTATTCAACCCTCGCAATCAGACTATCGCCCGGGCCGACGGTCTGGTTCATCAGGTGCGCGCCAAAACCTGCGATGTACTCGCCCTGTTGATTCGTCACCATGATCGGGTAGTGACGACGGAAGAGTTTTTCGACCAGGTCTGGGAAGGGCGCTTTGTTGGTGAGAATGTCCTGAAGCGGAGCATTTTCGAGCTTCGCCATATCTTTGAAGATAAATCCCGCGACTATATCGCCACTGCGCCCAAGCGCGGTTACCGACTGAAAGCCGCAGTGGCGCTGGTGCGCCCCGATCCGCCTGAGCCAGAGACGATGACCCCGCCCGCCAGCGCGGAGGCGGAGCAAGCGCCGTCTGACGTTACGGTTTCGCCTGCGCCAGTCGCAACGATTCCGACAGCGTCATGGTATTCCCGATTGGATCTTAAGCGTCTGGCCGTCGGCGGATTCTTTCTATTTCTGCTGATCTGGGGGATGACGCAAAAACAGGCGTTGCGGCAGGCGCAAGAGGATAATCTGCAACTCCAGAACGACTCCGCGCAAATGAACCGCTTCATGTTGGATATGCTGGCGCGCTACAAGACCACGGGCAGTCGCCATGAAAGCGCGCTGAAAGCGATGCTCGACGAAGAACGCCCACGTATCGACCAACGTAAGCTGTCTCCGGCGGAACGCCTGCGTCAGTTGCGTTTTCTCGCCGCCTGTTATCTGGCTGGCGGGCATTACGCCGACGCGCGTATGGTGCTGGATCAGAGCGTCAGAATGGGCGAAGAGATTCACGGCCAGGATGCGGAAGAGGTCATTCGCATAAAGTTCGCTCTGGTGGAAACCCTGGTGGCGATGAATGAAAGGCAGGCGGCGTATGATACGGCGCGCTATACCCTGGACCTCATCCGTACGGCGCGCGAAGCGGATAAAGAGTTGCTGGCGCACGGCTATTACTGGATGGCGATGGCGCAACTGGAATGTATCTATCCATACTGCGACCGCCCCAAAGCCTTGGCGTCGGGGAAACAAAACGCAGAGGCGGCGATGGCTCTGTTTTCCGAGAGTCTGGGTGCGGACGCCACCGAGACCGGCGATGCGCTCTGGCTGCTGAACTGGTTCGTTACCGACAGTGCGCGCAAGGTTGAGATCAGTCGTCGCGCGCTGGATATCTATCAGGCCAATCTGGGGGAGCTGGATGAGAAAACCGCAGCAGCCTACGCGGAACTCAGCCGCACCCTCGCCACCTGGGGCGGCGATCTGGAGTCCGGGGAGCGCTATATGCTGAAAGCCCTCGCGATCCGTCAGAAGCTGTACCCCGAGAATCACTACCAAGTGGGTCAAACCTATCGCTATCTGGGCGAGCAGTACATGTTCATGAATCAACCGGAGTTGGCGGCGGGTTATTTCGTCAAAGCCTCTACCGTGATTGGCGCAGTGAAAGGCGCCGGCGATCCGGAGAACCTGGAGGCGTTAATGTGGCTGGCGAAAGCCAATCTGTACAGGGAAAAATGGTCCCTGGCGGAGAGCGCTATCGCGCAGGCGATGGAGATTATCGCCTCCCACCAGATCACCCCGCCCTATTATCTGCTGCAGGAAATGAAAGCGGTGGAGATGCGGGTTAAATCGGAAACGCTGGCGCGAGAAAGCAGCCTGGATGAACTGATGGCGGACATTAAACTCAATCGCATGTTGGGACTGAAAGCAAAAAACACCTTTGCTACGGCGGTGGTGGAGCATGAGTACCAGACCCTGCTGTTACGCAAGGAACCCGGTTGGCTGGATGAGACCCGTTACATAGACACCTTCAATCTGTTTTTGGACGACTATCTGCGTTTGAATCGTTATTTCGTGCAGCCGGATCTACAGTTTGTTGCGTCCCGCAGTATGCGCTTGTGCCGTCGCAAAAGCGAAGCCCTGTGCGGCAGCCTGATGGAAGCGTTGCAGCGTCGCAGTCTCGACCTGCCGGAACAGGTCATCGCCCAATCCGATTCTGGAGAGCTGGTCAGAACCAGCGTGGTCGAGCCGTTTTGA
- a CDS encoding PKD domain-containing protein: MSAYRSLAGLCKKLAVAGFALCFLISGAANAETSINETVLISGDGFELKQITTTDDQGLSRNVELYYIHSRVGVENAYLYGGLPLAEKEELEQEIREDNGNWLTANRTGEDRPFADTFDAWIIDRRGANLTSQAEAQLYMDEFGLQPDTDDSPLGARSSRLLGCGGWKDKSKSFDKSIDKTFSHNKRFGQDNAYIDFAGNMNVDADVRLELHYKYKRKFCIPYKFKVRHVVAKSNYDVSGEFSLTGVAKHDFGNLNWEIAEPKLMETVFFVGPVPVLVKLKLPIEVGTGNIQVQATGKIAAVKPIRYKGDFDYTCTTHACTKNSAHHQNLSGDLRNSLGAEISAKVNLEPYLQVAAKGIVYGEWFLYAQIGAKPSFPIELFGYYGNLCGDGDNNGVRETVNAALGTVDFRFGLTGEAKVFGIYILRPQYWQIWRTGLVFFDFLKPYSTALSPELRPAYDAAVPTKVNLPVSIRSCVGDIVSRHPRDYTVDWGDGTRVALNNLGSQQTVSHNYSVNGYYVIRVTQKGGAYTEVPVIIDDDEW, encoded by the coding sequence ATGTCCGCATACCGATCTCTGGCCGGCTTATGCAAAAAGCTTGCGGTCGCCGGCTTTGCATTGTGTTTCCTGATCTCCGGCGCGGCGAACGCTGAGACGAGCATCAACGAAACCGTTTTGATATCCGGCGACGGATTCGAACTCAAACAGATCACCACTACCGACGATCAGGGCCTGTCCCGCAACGTCGAACTCTACTACATCCACAGCCGCGTCGGCGTTGAAAACGCATACCTGTACGGCGGCTTACCACTGGCGGAGAAAGAAGAACTGGAGCAGGAAATCCGCGAAGATAACGGTAACTGGCTTACCGCCAACCGCACCGGAGAAGACCGCCCTTTCGCGGACACCTTCGACGCCTGGATCATCGACCGCCGCGGCGCCAACCTGACCTCCCAGGCGGAAGCGCAGCTCTATATGGATGAGTTCGGCCTGCAGCCGGACACAGACGACAGCCCTCTGGGCGCGCGCTCCTCACGTCTGCTGGGGTGCGGCGGCTGGAAGGATAAGAGCAAGTCCTTCGATAAGAGCATCGACAAGACGTTCAGCCATAACAAACGTTTTGGTCAGGACAACGCCTACATTGATTTCGCCGGCAATATGAATGTGGACGCCGATGTGCGCCTGGAGCTGCACTACAAGTACAAACGCAAGTTCTGCATCCCCTATAAGTTCAAAGTGCGCCATGTCGTGGCCAAGTCCAACTATGACGTCTCCGGCGAGTTCAGCCTGACCGGCGTGGCCAAGCATGACTTCGGCAACCTAAACTGGGAGATCGCCGAGCCCAAGCTGATGGAAACCGTGTTTTTCGTCGGCCCGGTTCCCGTCCTGGTAAAGCTGAAGCTGCCTATCGAAGTGGGCACTGGCAATATTCAGGTGCAAGCCACCGGCAAGATCGCCGCCGTCAAACCCATCCGCTACAAGGGTGATTTTGACTACACCTGCACTACCCATGCCTGCACCAAGAACAGCGCGCACCACCAGAATCTGAGCGGCGACCTGCGCAACAGTCTGGGTGCGGAAATCAGCGCCAAGGTCAACCTGGAGCCCTACTTGCAGGTAGCGGCGAAGGGCATCGTTTATGGCGAATGGTTCCTGTACGCGCAGATCGGCGCCAAGCCGTCCTTCCCCATTGAGCTGTTTGGCTACTATGGCAACCTCTGTGGCGATGGCGACAACAACGGTGTTCGTGAGACGGTCAACGCCGCCCTGGGCACAGTGGATTTTCGCTTCGGCCTGACCGGAGAAGCCAAGGTATTCGGCATCTACATTCTCCGGCCGCAATACTGGCAGATCTGGCGCACCGGGCTGGTTTTCTTCGACTTCCTGAAACCCTATAGCACCGCCCTATCCCCGGAACTGCGTCCCGCCTATGACGCCGCCGTTCCGACCAAGGTGAATCTACCGGTCTCCATCCGTAGCTGCGTGGGAGACATCGTCTCCAGACATCCCCGCGACTACACCGTAGACTGGGGCGACGGAACCCGCGTAGCGCTCAATAACCTGGGCTCACAGCAAACCGTATCCCACAACTACAGCGTCAACGGCTACTACGTCATCCGCGTCACCCAGAAAGGCGGCGCTTATACGGAAGTACCTGTGATTATTGACGATGATGAATGGTGA
- a CDS encoding GIY-YIG nuclease family protein codes for MSFFTYILKCADNSYYTGHTDNLEGRIYQHNEGVFPDCYTFNRRPLTLVYSQMFATREEALASERQIKGWSRAKKEALINGDWEAVVRLSKSRGR; via the coding sequence TTGAGTTTTTTCACCTACATCCTGAAGTGTGCGGATAACAGTTACTACACCGGACACACAGATAATCTTGAAGGGCGTATTTATCAACATAATGAGGGCGTGTTTCCTGATTGCTATACGTTTAACCGTAGACCTTTGACGCTGGTTTATTCTCAAATGTTTGCGACGCGTGAAGAAGCCTTGGCCTCGGAAAGACAGATCAAGGGATGGAGTCGGGCGAAGAAGGAAGCGTTGATTAACGGTGATTGGGAGGCAGTGGTGCGTTTGTCCAAGTCCAGGGGTAGGTAG
- a CDS encoding polyamine ABC transporter substrate-binding protein has protein sequence MRLFTPLLRGGLALTLCLVLSGIAASATAVAEDTLVILTWEDYMDPKVIEVFEAKYNTKVRQVYYEDDDERDLIMANTGGAGFDLLIFDELMREPYHARGWLETFRKSDLPNLKHVRYPLKKKDLPEELQTAPYAWGSIGIIYRKDLAPRPPTSWMDLFRPVEALKGKILVINTASTAFSMALKSLGYSVNSIDEAELDAAADLLRKQRPYVRAYRNPLAGEGMDLFSGEVWLAMAYNGDALNLMQRNANIDFVYPMEGSGLWLDSIAVLTKSNSKDLALQFINFIHDPAINARNTQSIFFATANITAEQQLPKSFLNNPVIYPSAKSLTRFEQLERIPASSMRRVISDFVTITSQ, from the coding sequence ATGCGTCTTTTCACGCCCTTGTTAAGAGGCGGCCTCGCGCTCACTTTATGCCTCGTGTTATCAGGCATTGCGGCCAGTGCGACGGCTGTTGCGGAGGATACTTTGGTGATTCTCACCTGGGAAGATTATATGGACCCCAAGGTGATTGAAGTTTTTGAGGCCAAATACAACACCAAAGTGCGGCAGGTCTATTATGAAGACGATGACGAACGCGACCTGATTATGGCTAACACCGGGGGCGCCGGGTTCGACCTGCTGATCTTCGATGAACTAATGCGCGAGCCTTACCACGCCCGGGGCTGGCTGGAAACTTTTCGCAAGTCCGATCTGCCCAATCTGAAACACGTGCGCTATCCCCTGAAGAAGAAAGATCTACCCGAAGAGCTGCAAACCGCTCCTTACGCCTGGGGCAGCATCGGCATTATTTACCGCAAGGATCTGGCGCCGCGGCCGCCGACCTCATGGATGGACCTGTTTCGCCCGGTGGAGGCGCTAAAGGGAAAAATACTGGTGATCAACACCGCCTCGACAGCGTTCAGTATGGCGTTGAAGTCATTAGGGTATTCGGTCAATTCCATCGACGAGGCCGAGCTGGACGCCGCCGCGGATCTGCTGCGCAAACAGCGGCCCTACGTGCGCGCCTATCGCAACCCGCTTGCAGGTGAAGGCATGGACTTGTTCAGCGGCGAAGTATGGCTGGCGATGGCGTATAACGGCGACGCCTTGAACCTGATGCAGCGCAACGCCAATATCGACTTCGTATACCCCATGGAGGGCAGCGGCTTATGGCTGGACTCCATCGCTGTGCTGACCAAATCGAACAGTAAGGATCTCGCGTTGCAGTTCATCAATTTTATTCACGATCCGGCCATCAACGCCCGCAACACTCAAAGCATCTTTTTCGCCACCGCCAACATTACGGCGGAGCAGCAACTGCCCAAAAGCTTTTTGAATAATCCCGTGATTTATCCCTCCGCCAAGAGCCTGACGCGCTTTGAGCAATTAGAGCGAATCCCCGCCTCGAGCATGCGGAGAGTGATCTCAGATTTCGTCACCATCACGTCTCAATAA
- a CDS encoding bifunctional diguanylate cyclase/phosphodiesterase: protein MLRLKTRITLMLLPLIMLPLIVAGLLLYHRQSENFLEQVNDQLVGQLNVAQANLQRRIDVAQGNLRLISKSNLIRQYFMTDDEEQRFFLFYRPVLELFRSYQEIFPEYIDMRVLDANGKPQTSLPQPAYKDNADAITQAWINTDKGQPEKEKTCVIRAVSGAPLLLVGASISLSTFTDWRTIDESDRAGSLVIASRLDDIAKSIYAAHIGKHGHVMLVDAAGNPYFHESEEHSSSHREVFEHLPPPSENREAIVIGEPGNYYLTLQREVLPDLRIVGVWPMSELKENAFYLANQAAWLTLVLILVTSALIFSVVHGQLIKPISRVTQLAHLLGESHAETPPEAARDFQSTLRRRDEIGELARAFKSMDGNLRATASKLTFIAYHDSLTGLANRHTFGAFLHRAIAEAARHHFRLGLLYIDIDGFKDVNDSLGHEAGDLVLKEISQRLHNVLRAEDMVADMSAQYEAMEATKMSRIGGDEFAIVVNHLHSPMDISHIVKRLLDAMQAPFQIESHSFLLGASVGIAVYPEDGKDAHELLKCADIAMYHSKRQGRNGFEYFDTKMNHMAVERHQIISDIRSALQKGQFELYYQPQVSALAGNVMGCEALLRWRHPERGFVSPVEFIPIAEETGQIIEIGRWVLEEACRQCREWQAQGLDEIRMSVNISAVQFSSSTDIVAVTREALAHSGLPPDCLDLEITETAMMQSDKVGVDKLNALKNLGVSISMDDFGTGYSSLASLRDLPIDQLKIDKSFVDKINHDSQGRAIIKAILALAKELSIEVVAEGVEERTQLDFLSLHRCDLIQGYYVAKPLPADGMRDFLRQHTQVESSWRP, encoded by the coding sequence ATGCTCAGACTCAAAACCCGAATTACATTGATGCTGCTGCCATTGATCATGTTGCCATTGATCGTCGCAGGATTGTTGCTGTATCACCGCCAGTCAGAAAACTTTCTGGAGCAGGTTAATGATCAACTGGTGGGCCAGCTGAATGTGGCCCAGGCGAACCTGCAGCGCCGAATCGACGTCGCGCAGGGCAATCTGCGCCTGATATCTAAATCAAACTTGATTCGTCAGTACTTCATGACTGATGACGAGGAGCAACGGTTCTTCCTGTTTTATCGCCCGGTGCTGGAGCTGTTTCGCTCTTACCAGGAGATTTTTCCCGAATACATCGACATGCGGGTTCTGGACGCTAACGGCAAACCACAAACCAGCCTCCCTCAGCCAGCCTACAAAGACAACGCCGACGCGATAACCCAAGCCTGGATCAACACAGACAAAGGACAGCCTGAAAAAGAAAAGACCTGCGTTATCCGCGCCGTCTCAGGCGCGCCTCTGCTTCTGGTGGGCGCCTCCATTTCCCTTTCTACCTTCACGGACTGGAGAACCATCGATGAGAGCGATCGGGCCGGCAGTCTGGTGATCGCCAGCCGCCTTGACGATATCGCCAAAAGCATTTACGCCGCCCATATTGGCAAACACGGCCATGTGATGCTGGTTGACGCCGCCGGAAACCCTTACTTTCACGAAAGTGAGGAGCACTCCTCAAGCCATCGCGAAGTGTTCGAGCATCTTCCTCCTCCCTCCGAAAATCGCGAAGCCATCGTGATCGGCGAACCCGGCAATTACTATTTGACCCTGCAACGGGAAGTTCTACCCGACCTGCGCATCGTGGGCGTCTGGCCTATGAGCGAATTGAAAGAAAACGCGTTTTATCTGGCCAATCAGGCCGCCTGGCTGACCCTGGTGTTGATCCTCGTCACCAGCGCGCTGATATTCAGCGTGGTGCACGGCCAATTGATCAAACCGATTTCGCGGGTCACTCAGTTAGCCCACCTGCTGGGAGAAAGCCATGCGGAAACGCCGCCGGAAGCCGCCCGGGACTTTCAATCCACATTGCGACGACGGGATGAAATCGGCGAGTTGGCCAGAGCCTTTAAAAGCATGGACGGCAATCTGCGCGCCACCGCATCAAAATTGACGTTTATCGCATACCACGACAGTCTGACCGGACTCGCCAATCGACATACTTTCGGCGCTTTCCTGCATCGCGCCATCGCGGAAGCGGCGCGCCATCACTTTCGGCTCGGCCTGCTGTACATAGACATCGACGGCTTCAAGGACGTCAATGACTCCCTCGGCCACGAAGCCGGCGATCTGGTGCTGAAGGAAATATCCCAACGCCTGCATAACGTATTGCGCGCCGAAGATATGGTGGCGGATATGTCGGCGCAGTATGAAGCCATGGAGGCGACCAAAATGTCGCGCATCGGCGGCGACGAGTTCGCCATCGTGGTCAACCATCTGCACTCCCCCATGGATATCTCACACATCGTGAAAAGACTGCTGGACGCCATGCAGGCGCCATTTCAGATCGAGTCTCACAGCTTTTTGCTGGGCGCTTCCGTGGGCATCGCCGTGTACCCGGAAGATGGCAAAGACGCCCATGAATTATTGAAGTGCGCCGACATCGCCATGTATCACTCCAAACGTCAGGGCCGCAATGGTTTCGAGTATTTCGACACGAAAATGAATCATATGGCGGTGGAGCGCCATCAGATTATCAGCGATATTCGCAGCGCCCTGCAGAAAGGTCAGTTCGAGCTTTATTACCAGCCGCAGGTTTCCGCGCTGGCCGGTAATGTGATGGGCTGCGAAGCGCTGCTGCGCTGGCGTCATCCCGAGCGCGGCTTTGTGTCGCCAGTGGAATTTATCCCCATTGCGGAGGAAACCGGCCAGATCATTGAGATTGGCCGCTGGGTGCTGGAAGAGGCCTGTCGTCAGTGCAGAGAGTGGCAGGCCCAAGGTCTGGATGAGATCCGTATGTCGGTCAACATCTCCGCGGTGCAGTTCAGCAGCTCCACCGATATCGTCGCTGTCACCCGGGAGGCGTTGGCCCATAGCGGCCTGCCTCCGGACTGTCTGGATCTGGAGATCACCGAGACCGCCATGATGCAGTCCGACAAGGTCGGCGTGGATAAGTTGAACGCCTTGAAAAATTTGGGCGTAAGTATTTCCATGGATGACTTCGGCACCGGCTACTCCTCTCTCGCGTCTCTGCGCGACCTGCCGATCGACCAGCTCAAAATCGATAAATCCTTCGTCGATAAAATCAATCACGACAGCCAGGGGCGGGCGATCATCAAAGCGATTCTGGCGCTGGCCAAAGAGCTCAGCATTGAGGTGGTGGCCGAAGGCGTGGAGGAGCGCACGCAGCTGGATTTTCTCAGTCTGCATCGTTGCGATCTGATCCAGGGCTACTATGTCGCCAAGCCTCTGCCGGCGGACGGCATGCGTGATTTTCTGCGACAACACACCCAGGTAGAGTCGAGCTGGCGCCCCTGA
- a CDS encoding calcium/sodium antiporter has translation MLIAAAAIFVGLIVLLWSADRFVDGAAATAKHAGMPALLIGMVIVGFGTSAPEMVVSALAALDGSPGLALGNAIGSNITNIALILGVTALLSPIAVKSGIVRRELPILIGVSAVAILLLLDKHLSRVDAFILLGIFVIVMGWSIMTGLKGDGDALVGELELEYEQDHMSLKMALFWLVIGMVLLTASSRMLVWGAVETASYFGVSDLIIGLTIVAIGTSLPELAAAIAATRKGEHDIALGNVIGSNLFNTLTVIGIAGAIHPLSTDSDILYRDFPVMGFLTLTLFAFCYSRASHGVINRNKGGLLIACYAAYTIWLVQSALSQASLA, from the coding sequence ATGCTGATCGCCGCAGCCGCTATTTTCGTCGGGTTAATCGTCCTGCTCTGGAGCGCCGACCGTTTCGTGGACGGGGCCGCAGCCACCGCCAAGCACGCCGGCATGCCCGCCTTGCTGATCGGCATGGTGATCGTCGGTTTCGGCACTTCCGCGCCGGAAATGGTGGTGTCCGCGCTTGCCGCACTGGACGGCAGCCCCGGGCTGGCGCTTGGCAACGCCATCGGCTCCAACATCACCAATATCGCTCTGATACTCGGCGTCACCGCCCTGTTGAGTCCTATCGCCGTTAAATCCGGCATCGTGCGCCGGGAGCTTCCCATCCTGATCGGCGTCAGCGCCGTCGCCATCTTACTGTTGCTGGATAAGCACCTGAGCAGAGTGGACGCTTTCATCCTGCTAGGCATTTTCGTGATAGTGATGGGCTGGTCGATCATGACCGGGCTAAAGGGAGACGGCGACGCCCTGGTGGGCGAACTGGAATTGGAATACGAACAGGATCATATGAGTCTGAAGATGGCGCTGTTCTGGCTCGTCATCGGCATGGTGCTGCTCACAGCCAGTTCCCGCATGTTAGTGTGGGGAGCGGTGGAGACGGCCTCGTACTTCGGCGTCAGCGACCTGATTATCGGCCTGACCATCGTCGCCATCGGCACCTCACTGCCGGAACTGGCCGCCGCCATCGCCGCCACCCGTAAGGGGGAACACGATATCGCGCTGGGTAATGTCATTGGCTCCAACCTGTTCAACACCCTGACGGTGATCGGCATCGCCGGCGCCATCCACCCCTTGAGCACGGACTCGGACATTCTCTATCGCGACTTTCCCGTCATGGGTTTCCTCACCCTCACCCTGTTCGCGTTTTGCTACAGCCGCGCCAGCCACGGAGTGATCAACCGTAACAAAGGCGGCCTGCTGATCGCCTGTTACGCCGCCTATACGATCTGGCTGGTGCAGTCAGCGCTGTCGCAGGCGTCTCTCGCCTGA
- a CDS encoding metallophosphoesterase family protein yields the protein MTTMQDRYDLGAINGAVMVFGGPYGNLQATQALRKRAEELGVPPERIICTGDVAAYCAEPQAVVDTLREWGVHVLMGNCEESLADDADDCGCGFAVGSQCAILSEDWYGYCRKALSTEARAWMGVLPRRIHLQLGPWRAAVIHGGAEILNRFIFASTPIETKREEVAHCDADLVIAGHCGIPFTQFVDGAVWHNPGVIGMPANDGSSEVWWGLLQVDSEGRLRIEHQRLRYDHLAAQESMRRNGLHNGYARALSCGLWPSMDVLPPTERAQQGAPLSFPAEWVFQARDACDSADCTSQIV from the coding sequence ATGACAACGATGCAGGACAGATATGACCTCGGTGCGATCAATGGCGCAGTGATGGTTTTCGGCGGTCCCTATGGCAACCTGCAGGCGACCCAGGCGCTGCGCAAACGCGCGGAGGAACTGGGCGTTCCGCCGGAGCGGATTATCTGTACCGGCGACGTCGCCGCCTATTGCGCGGAACCGCAGGCGGTGGTGGATACATTGCGCGAGTGGGGCGTGCATGTGCTGATGGGCAATTGTGAAGAGTCCCTGGCTGACGACGCCGATGACTGTGGCTGCGGCTTCGCCGTCGGCAGCCAGTGCGCCATATTATCGGAAGACTGGTACGGATACTGCCGGAAAGCGTTATCCACGGAAGCCCGGGCCTGGATGGGCGTCTTGCCGCGCCGCATCCATCTGCAATTAGGGCCCTGGCGCGCTGCTGTAATCCATGGCGGCGCTGAGATTCTGAATCGATTCATCTTCGCCTCCACTCCGATTGAGACTAAGCGGGAGGAAGTGGCGCATTGCGATGCGGATCTGGTGATCGCCGGGCATTGCGGCATTCCATTCACCCAGTTTGTGGACGGAGCGGTCTGGCATAACCCGGGCGTCATCGGCATGCCCGCCAACGACGGCTCCAGCGAAGTCTGGTGGGGACTGTTGCAGGTGGATAGCGAAGGTCGTTTGCGCATCGAGCATCAGCGCTTGCGTTATGACCACCTCGCCGCCCAGGAAAGCATGCGCCGCAATGGGCTCCACAACGGCTACGCCAGAGCGCTCTCCTGCGGCCTGTGGCCCAGTATGGATGTACTGCCGCCGACGGAGCGCGCGCAACAAGGCGCGCCTCTGTCATTCCCGGCGGAGTGGGTGTTTCAGGCGAGAGACGCCTGCGACAGCGCTGACTGCACCAGCCAGATCGTATAG